The proteins below come from a single Calliopsis andreniformis isolate RMS-2024a unplaced genomic scaffold, iyCalAndr_principal scaffold0089, whole genome shotgun sequence genomic window:
- the LOC143187584 gene encoding LOW QUALITY PROTEIN: NADH-ubiquinone oxidoreductase chain 4-like (The sequence of the model RefSeq protein was modified relative to this genomic sequence to represent the inferred CDS: substituted 6 bases at 6 genomic stop codons), protein MIKVFIIILMLFFLYNLNKFLKFFNILMFIRFMLLFDFISGIYXHIISFNFGFNFFSFILVILNLXIFNLIFIIKLSSICFNLNLILLVVIHFSFLTINFLMFYFFFEVRLIIMFLIIVKXGAGSIRLLAGYYLMFYTIFFSFPLLVFLFIVIYINNLSSINLIELIVYKLNIFIFVYILSSFLVKIPMFILHGWLLKAHVEAPVFGSIVLAAILLKLGTYGLLRFIYIFYYNFYFVNLIILVFRLIGGLIISVLCLRQIDIKILVAYSSVVHIRVLLRSMMTEILLGFIGSYIIIIAHGLCSSGLFYLVNLCYKSSGSRIIFLNKGMIVLIPSTSIFXFMFCSSNISAPVSLNLVGEVFLLIIIYLXFKYLIYLLIFYCFFRFCYSLYLYIYVQHGKINFLFKIFNVNLLDYFILLIHXIPLNFIFLNLIIFSC, encoded by the coding sequence atgataaaagtttttataataattttgatgttattttttctttataatttaaataaatttttaaaattttttaatattttaatgtttattagatttatgcTATTATTTGATTTTATAAGTGGAATATACTGACATATAATTAGTTTTAATTTtggttttaattttttttcgtttatattagttattttaaatttgtgaatttttaatttaatttttataataaaattatctagtatttgttttaatttaaatttaattttattggtTGTTATACACTtttcatttttaacaataaattttttaatgttttattttttttttgaagtaagattaattattatgtttttgattattgtaaaatgaggggcGGGTAgtatacgattattagctgggtattatttaatgttttatacaatatttttttcatttcctttATTAGTTTTTTtgtttattgttatttatataaataatttatcttcaataaatttaatagaattaatagtttataaattgaatatttttatatttgtttatatattaagttcatttttagtaaAAATTCCTATGTTTATTTTACACGGTTGGTTGTTAAAAGCGCATGTCGAGGCTCCTGTGTTTGGTTCAATAGTTTTAgctgctattttattaaaattagggacgtatgggttattacgatttatatatatattttactataatttttattttgttaatttgataattttagtgtttagattaattggaggattaattatttcagttttatgtttacgtcaaattgatataaaaatTTTAGTGGCTTATTCTTCTGTAGTTCATATAAGagttttattaagatctatgatgactgaaatacttttaggatttattggaagttatattattataattgctcatggattgtGTTCTTCAGGTTTATTTTATTTAGTTAATTTATGCTACAAGTCTTCGGGAAgtcggattatatttttaaataaggggatgaTAGTATTGATACCTTCGACTTCAATATTTTGATTTATGTTTTGTTCATCTAATATATCAGCGCCTGTTTCTTTAAATTTGGTTGGTgaagtatttttgttaataattatttatttgtgaTTTaagtatttgatttatttattaattttttattgtttttttagattttgttattcattatatctatatatttatgttcagcatggtaaaataaattttttatttaaaatttttaatgttaatttattagattattttattttattgatacattgaattcccctaaattttatatttttaaacttaattattttttcttgttaa
- the LOC143187589 gene encoding uncharacterized protein LOC143187589, translated as IHSSLNNRANHFILINSSCFLRICSTMRSNIILRSNSNYKLIICPTLYWSRFSRMNLRRIFN; from the coding sequence ATCCATTCAAGTTTGAACAATAGGGCTAATCATTTTATTCTTATCAATAGCAGCTGCTTTCTTAGGATATGTTCTACCATGAGGTCAAATATCATTTTGAGGAGCAACAGTAATTACAAACTTATTATCTGCCCTACCCTATATTGGTCAAGATTTAGTAGAATGAATTTGAGGAGGATTTTCAATTAG